The Deinococcus apachensis DSM 19763 genome includes a region encoding these proteins:
- a CDS encoding ATP-binding protein, with the protein MTSPRSWRLEVLGTPRLTRPDGSSLHPEGGALALLTYLALEGPTTRSRLAGLLWPDTVESAARNNLVHLLRRLQRVYGGGLLRADDAVDLAPGVEVDVRAFLEAARVGEAEEGDITPLLEGVEFDDRPDLADWLLAWRERLGHLRAEVLTRRAGRQEEGGDLPAAISTTLRLLDLNPVAEEAWRRLMRLHYLAGDRGAALAAFERCRAVLRREFGAEPSPETGDLAREVERGGAPTTTPAPRRRMPLSVLRPPNLVGRGAEWARMEAAWEAGQFLILAGEAGIGKSRLARDFAASKGEVLHLEGRPGDALVPYSTTARNLRRIFARTPDLPLEPWMRVSLSRLLPELLDGTAEPGTPEPDMRLHAAIRHVFEVGLAGVSAFVYDDLHLADRASIEAGFVLISSSFPLGQPGGVPRLICTVRPGEVPAFMEDVFRRGGAAGHSVRIDLERLGEAEVGALVRDLGVPAVRDLGPQLARFTGGNPFFVLETVKHMLEAPSQDGALPVAARVSQLIADRLARLSPAALGAARAAAVLQSDVRIELVAAVLGAPLLEVAAAWEELEAAQIMTGERFSHDLVQETVLAGMPAAVRRLLNRSAARVLPGEGASPARVAHHWREGGDPRAAAPLLERAASEALGRLRPLEAVELFRQAAELYGASGETAAEFEALAQAAESPWRAEQVDLLEPVMARLAVLAQTGGERARLHAWRAARLMGQGQPAAAEQAAREGLALPGVHPPGVRAALLRELLQAQAQLGREEARATLREVLTQGETLHDERERMLGEAAVGGALLRLGQLEQAEPHLRRAAAAFKRQGDAYRTAWALHGLALSLQYGRGGVVAAIQVREDLAVRLERAHAPTLERANLTEISGAFLALRDYRSALAWLDRVRVHDEQLGDDRSPRHRLRADLLWTLGAYDECEAAARRGLAFPDPSDLGAFFPWLHVGRVRAVRGDVAAAREAFHHLDQGLDRQDYPYVRGQGLLGRAGLGGPDLAVQLTTDALDLARTHGEGQLETQALAARAGALLALGRAGEARVDSELSVSRLPDWAPAEDYALPLLVHHRVLTALGDERADTPRQQALAWLAGAVRLVPEEYQDAFLNRHVTHRALRTGG; encoded by the coding sequence ATGACGTCCCCTCGCTCCTGGCGGCTGGAGGTGCTCGGCACGCCGCGACTCACCCGTCCGGACGGCTCCTCGCTGCACCCCGAAGGGGGCGCGCTCGCGCTCCTGACCTACCTCGCGCTGGAGGGACCGACGACGCGGTCGCGCCTCGCGGGGCTGCTGTGGCCCGACACGGTCGAGAGCGCGGCGCGCAACAACCTCGTCCACCTGCTGCGGCGCCTCCAGCGGGTGTACGGCGGGGGCCTGCTGCGGGCGGACGACGCGGTGGACCTCGCCCCCGGGGTGGAGGTGGACGTCCGCGCCTTTCTGGAGGCTGCCCGCGTGGGCGAGGCCGAGGAGGGCGACATCACCCCGCTGCTGGAGGGCGTGGAGTTCGACGACCGCCCCGACCTCGCCGACTGGCTGCTCGCCTGGCGTGAACGGCTGGGCCACCTCCGGGCGGAGGTTCTCACCCGGCGCGCGGGGCGGCAGGAGGAGGGGGGTGACCTGCCCGCCGCCATCTCCACCACCCTGCGGCTGCTCGACCTGAACCCGGTGGCCGAGGAGGCCTGGCGCCGCCTGATGCGGCTGCATTACCTCGCGGGGGACCGCGGCGCCGCCCTGGCCGCCTTCGAGCGCTGCCGGGCGGTCCTGCGCCGCGAGTTCGGCGCCGAGCCCTCGCCGGAAACGGGGGACCTCGCCCGCGAGGTGGAGCGGGGCGGCGCGCCCACGACAACGCCCGCCCCCCGGCGGCGCATGCCCCTCAGCGTGCTGCGCCCGCCGAACCTGGTGGGGCGCGGGGCCGAGTGGGCGCGGATGGAGGCCGCGTGGGAGGCGGGGCAGTTCCTCATCCTCGCGGGCGAGGCGGGGATCGGGAAGTCGCGCCTCGCGCGGGACTTCGCGGCCAGCAAGGGCGAGGTGCTGCACCTGGAGGGGCGGCCCGGCGACGCCCTGGTGCCCTACTCCACCACCGCCCGCAACCTGCGCCGCATCTTCGCCCGCACCCCGGACCTGCCGCTGGAACCCTGGATGCGCGTCAGCCTGTCCCGCCTCCTTCCCGAACTCCTGGACGGCACCGCCGAACCCGGAACCCCGGAACCGGACATGCGCCTGCACGCGGCGATTCGGCATGTCTTCGAGGTGGGGCTTGCGGGCGTGAGTGCCTTCGTCTACGACGACCTGCACCTGGCCGACCGGGCCTCCATCGAGGCGGGCTTCGTGCTGATCTCGTCCTCGTTCCCGCTGGGCCAGCCGGGGGGCGTGCCGCGCCTCATCTGCACGGTGCGTCCCGGCGAGGTGCCCGCCTTCATGGAGGACGTGTTCCGGCGGGGCGGCGCGGCGGGGCACAGCGTGCGGATCGACCTGGAACGGCTCGGGGAGGCGGAGGTCGGGGCGCTGGTGCGGGACCTGGGGGTACCCGCCGTCCGGGACCTCGGGCCGCAGCTCGCGCGCTTCACCGGGGGCAACCCCTTCTTCGTGCTGGAGACGGTCAAGCACATGCTGGAGGCCCCGTCGCAGGACGGCGCCCTGCCGGTCGCGGCGCGGGTCTCGCAACTGATCGCGGACCGCCTGGCCCGGCTGTCCCCGGCGGCGCTGGGGGCGGCGCGGGCAGCGGCGGTGCTGCAAAGCGACGTCCGCATCGAACTCGTGGCCGCCGTGCTCGGCGCCCCCCTGCTGGAGGTCGCCGCGGCGTGGGAGGAGCTGGAGGCGGCGCAGATCATGACGGGCGAGCGCTTTTCCCATGACCTGGTGCAGGAGACGGTGCTCGCGGGCATGCCCGCCGCGGTGCGGCGCCTGCTGAACCGCAGCGCGGCGAGGGTGCTCCCGGGCGAGGGGGCCAGCCCGGCACGCGTCGCCCACCACTGGCGGGAGGGCGGCGACCCCCGGGCGGCGGCGCCCCTGCTGGAGCGGGCGGCGAGCGAGGCCCTGGGGCGGCTGCGCCCCCTGGAGGCCGTGGAGTTGTTCCGGCAGGCGGCGGAGCTGTACGGCGCCTCCGGCGAAACCGCGGCCGAATTCGAGGCGCTCGCCCAGGCGGCCGAGAGCCCATGGCGCGCCGAGCAGGTGGACCTGCTCGAACCCGTGATGGCGCGGCTGGCCGTCCTGGCCCAGACGGGCGGGGAGCGCGCACGCCTGCACGCCTGGCGCGCCGCCCGCCTGATGGGGCAGGGCCAGCCTGCGGCGGCGGAGCAGGCGGCGCGCGAGGGGCTGGCCCTCCCGGGGGTACACCCGCCGGGCGTGCGGGCGGCCCTCCTGCGCGAACTGCTGCAGGCCCAGGCCCAGCTCGGGCGGGAGGAGGCGCGCGCGACCCTGCGTGAAGTGCTTACCCAGGGGGAGACCCTGCACGATGAGCGTGAGCGGATGCTCGGGGAGGCCGCCGTGGGGGGGGCGCTGCTGCGCCTGGGCCAGCTTGAGCAGGCGGAGCCCCATCTGCGGCGTGCCGCCGCCGCCTTCAAGCGTCAGGGCGACGCCTACCGCACGGCATGGGCCCTCCACGGCCTGGCCCTCTCGTTGCAGTACGGCCGCGGCGGGGTCGTGGCGGCCATCCAGGTGCGCGAGGATCTTGCCGTCCGCCTGGAGCGCGCCCACGCCCCCACCCTGGAGCGCGCCAACCTCACCGAGATCAGCGGGGCGTTCCTGGCGCTGCGCGACTACCGGAGCGCCCTCGCGTGGCTGGACCGTGTGCGGGTCCACGACGAGCAGCTCGGCGACGACCGCAGCCCCCGGCACCGCCTGCGGGCGGACCTGCTCTGGACGCTGGGCGCGTACGACGAGTGTGAGGCCGCCGCCCGGCGGGGACTGGCCTTCCCCGATCCCAGCGACCTCGGCGCCTTTTTCCCCTGGCTGCATGTCGGCCGGGTGCGCGCTGTGCGTGGGGACGTGGCCGCCGCCCGCGAGGCCTTCCACCACCTCGACCAGGGGCTGGACCGGCAGGATTACCCCTACGTGCGCGGACAGGGACTGCTGGGCCGGGCCGGACTGGGCGGGCCGGACCTCGCGGTGCAGCTGACGACGGACGCCCTGGACCTGGCGCGGACCCACGGGGAAGGGCAGCTCGAGACGCAGGCCCTCGCCGCCCGGGCCGGGGCGCTGCTCGCGCTCGGCCGCGCCGGGGAGGCCCGCGTGGACAGCGAGCTGAGTGTCTCGCGCCTCCCCGACTGGGCGCCCGCGGAGGACTACGCCCTGCCCCTGCTGGTGCATCACCGGGTGCTGACGGCGCTGGGGGACGAGCGGGCCGACACGCCGCGTCAGCAGGCGCTCGCCTGGCTCGCGGGTGCCGTGCGGCTGGTCCCGGAAGAGTACCAGGACGCTTTCCTGAACAGGCACGTCACGCACCGGGCGCTCCGGACCGGCGGCTGA